The following proteins come from a genomic window of Synechococcus sp. BIOS-E4-1:
- the tsf gene encoding translation elongation factor Ts: MAAAVSAKLVKELRDKTGAGMMDCKKALAATDGDADKAVEWLRQKGIASAEKKSGRTAAEGAIGSYIHTGARVGVLIEINCETDFVARGDMFQELLRDVSMQVAACPGVEYVTTDEIPAEIREREKSIEMGRDDLEGKPEQMKEKIVEGRINKRLKELALMEQPFIKDSSLTVADLVKQTAGKIGENVKVRRFTRYTLGEGIEIEETDFAAEVASMSKG, translated from the coding sequence ATGGCTGCTGCCGTATCCGCCAAGCTCGTCAAGGAACTCCGCGACAAGACCGGCGCTGGAATGATGGATTGCAAGAAAGCTCTTGCAGCAACCGATGGTGATGCCGACAAAGCCGTTGAGTGGCTTCGTCAGAAAGGTATCGCCAGCGCTGAAAAGAAATCTGGTCGTACTGCTGCTGAGGGAGCCATCGGCAGTTACATCCACACGGGTGCCCGTGTCGGTGTGCTGATCGAAATCAACTGCGAAACCGATTTCGTCGCGCGTGGCGACATGTTCCAGGAGTTGCTGCGCGACGTGTCCATGCAGGTTGCTGCCTGTCCTGGTGTGGAGTACGTCACCACCGATGAGATTCCTGCTGAGATCCGTGAGCGCGAGAAATCGATCGAAATGGGTCGTGATGATCTGGAAGGCAAGCCTGAGCAGATGAAAGAAAAAATTGTTGAGGGCCGCATCAACAAGCGCCTCAAGGAACTGGCCCTGATGGAACAGCCTTTCATCAAAGACAGCTCCCTGACCGTGGCGGACCTCGTGAAGCAGACAGCAGGCAAGATCGGTGAAAACGTCAAGGTGCGTCGATTCACCCGCTACACCCTCGGAGAGGGCATTGAGATTGAAGAGACCGACTTCGCTGCTGAAGTCGCTTCCATGTCGAAAGGCTGA
- a CDS encoding NADPH-dependent assimilatory sulfite reductase hemoprotein subunit: MVASVLDGPAARTESIDTALSKAEKRKLYSGHLREPLQSELLNEDIRFSEDAVQLLKFHGSYQQNHRELRKTDKVRCWQMMLRLRNPGGRVPADLFAALDDLSDQYGDGTLRATTRQAFQMHGVPKGDLKTVIGTIITNLGSTLAACGDINRNVMAPPAPFEKGAYPAARALADQIADLLSPEAAEGSYLDMWIDGDHSYRFQPAKTVRKARSRQQKGGVFSGSGAEPLYGDTYLPRKFKVAVTVPGDNSVDLLTQDIGLVAFADASGALKGCNVYVGGGMGRTHNQEDTFARTADMLGYVKAEDIFDLLQAIMALQRDHGDREVRKHARMKYLLHQRGITWFRSTLKKNYFRGELKGLRQEPVAKLQDYLGWHRQKKGLWFVGLPMMCGRLEGAVKNGLRKIVQTYQLEIRLTANQDLLLCNIGAAQKTSIKQALAELGFELPGEPAPLARHAIACPALPTCGLAITEAERILPEVLDRLDALLQKLGIDQSVLVRMTGCPNGCARPYMAELALVGSGLNQYQLWLGGTPNLQVLARPFLQKMPLDQLELTLEPLLISWKQCGVRRSFGAHVNRLGDELVQQLLGTEA, translated from the coding sequence ATGGTGGCTTCTGTGCTGGATGGGCCTGCAGCGCGCACGGAGTCCATCGACACAGCGCTGTCAAAAGCTGAGAAAAGGAAGCTTTACAGCGGTCATCTGCGCGAGCCGCTGCAGTCGGAACTGCTGAACGAGGACATCCGTTTCAGTGAAGATGCCGTTCAGCTGCTGAAATTTCACGGCAGCTATCAGCAGAACCATCGCGAACTGCGCAAAACCGACAAGGTGCGCTGCTGGCAGATGATGCTGCGCCTGCGCAATCCAGGTGGCCGGGTTCCTGCTGACCTGTTCGCCGCTCTCGATGACCTCTCCGACCAGTACGGCGATGGCACCCTGCGTGCGACAACGCGGCAGGCCTTTCAGATGCACGGGGTGCCGAAGGGTGACCTGAAGACCGTGATCGGCACGATCATCACCAATCTGGGGTCAACCCTGGCCGCCTGTGGTGATATCAACCGCAACGTGATGGCACCCCCTGCGCCGTTCGAGAAGGGTGCCTACCCGGCAGCAAGGGCACTCGCTGATCAAATCGCTGATCTGCTCAGTCCTGAAGCAGCGGAGGGGTCCTACCTGGACATGTGGATTGACGGCGACCACAGCTACCGCTTTCAGCCAGCCAAAACCGTACGTAAGGCCCGCAGCCGTCAGCAGAAGGGAGGCGTCTTTTCCGGCAGCGGAGCCGAACCTCTCTACGGCGACACCTACCTGCCCCGCAAATTCAAGGTTGCCGTCACCGTGCCAGGCGACAACTCCGTTGATCTGCTGACACAGGACATCGGACTGGTGGCTTTTGCCGATGCCTCAGGAGCACTGAAAGGCTGCAATGTCTATGTGGGGGGCGGGATGGGCCGGACCCACAACCAGGAGGACACGTTTGCAAGAACCGCCGACATGCTGGGTTACGTGAAGGCGGAAGACATCTTTGATCTGCTGCAGGCGATCATGGCTCTGCAGAGGGATCACGGAGATCGTGAAGTTCGCAAGCATGCCCGTATGAAATATCTCCTGCACCAGCGGGGGATCACCTGGTTCAGATCAACACTGAAGAAGAACTACTTCAGAGGTGAACTGAAGGGCCTCCGCCAGGAACCGGTTGCCAAGCTCCAGGACTACCTTGGTTGGCACCGTCAGAAGAAAGGTCTCTGGTTCGTCGGACTTCCGATGATGTGTGGACGTCTCGAGGGCGCGGTGAAAAATGGCTTGCGCAAGATTGTGCAGACCTATCAGCTGGAAATCCGCCTGACGGCCAATCAGGATCTGCTGCTCTGCAACATCGGTGCCGCACAGAAAACATCGATCAAGCAGGCACTCGCAGAACTTGGGTTTGAGCTTCCAGGCGAACCAGCCCCGCTGGCACGTCATGCAATTGCCTGCCCAGCCCTACCCACTTGCGGGCTGGCGATCACAGAGGCTGAGAGGATTCTCCCCGAGGTGCTTGACCGCCTGGATGCGTTGTTGCAGAAACTGGGCATCGACCAGTCGGTGCTGGTGCGCATGACCGGATGTCCCAATGGATGCGCCCGTCCCTACATGGCCGAACTGGCTTTGGTGGGCAGTGGTTTGAATCAATATCAGCTCTGGTTGGGTGGCACTCCGAATCTTCAGGTCCTCGCCAGGCCGTTCCTGCAGAAGATGCCCCTTGATCAACTGGAATTAACGCTGGAGCCCTTGCTGATCAGCTGGAAACAGTGCGGAGTGAGGCGCAGTTTCGGAGCTCATGTCAACCGACTCGGAGACGAGTTGGTTCAACAGCTACTGGGAACAGAGGCATAG
- a CDS encoding M15 family metallopeptidase, translated as MRRPWSDVVIDDCGEPLVSLKPRFLCLEPHPYACVGAPYGEDADPYRLRSGVLERLVAAQTLLSLRRDPEVGTVQLAIFDAWRPIRVQAFMVEYAVQEQCRSQGIDAADPLMAAALEQVQKDVARFWAPPSPDPCTPPPHSTGAAVDLTLADCSGDPLEMGGDIDAIGDQSIPDHHADEAEANPRSEAALWHRRRCLLNEVMSEAGFARHPNEWWHFSHGDQLWAWQQQTPGAIYASVPSSC; from the coding sequence ATGCGTCGTCCCTGGAGCGATGTGGTGATCGACGATTGCGGTGAACCGCTTGTGTCGCTCAAGCCTCGCTTTCTGTGCCTTGAGCCCCATCCCTATGCCTGCGTGGGAGCCCCTTATGGCGAGGATGCCGATCCCTATCGATTGCGCTCCGGCGTTCTGGAGCGTCTGGTTGCTGCGCAGACCCTTCTGTCGCTGCGCCGTGACCCGGAGGTCGGCACGGTGCAGCTGGCGATCTTTGATGCGTGGAGGCCGATTCGTGTCCAGGCTTTCATGGTTGAGTACGCCGTTCAGGAGCAATGTCGCTCACAGGGCATTGATGCCGCCGACCCTTTGATGGCTGCAGCGCTTGAACAGGTGCAAAAGGATGTGGCCCGGTTCTGGGCTCCTCCGAGTCCGGATCCCTGCACACCTCCCCCTCACAGCACCGGTGCCGCTGTTGATCTCACCCTTGCGGACTGCTCTGGAGATCCACTGGAGATGGGTGGTGACATCGATGCCATCGGCGATCAGTCGATTCCTGATCACCATGCCGACGAAGCTGAGGCGAACCCTCGCAGTGAGGCGGCTCTCTGGCACCGTCGACGCTGTCTGCTAAACGAGGTGATGTCCGAGGCTGGTTTTGCCAGACATCCCAATGAGTGGTGGCACTTCAGCCACGGTGATCAGCTCTGGGCCTGGCAACAACAGACCCCAGGAGCGATCTATGCCTCTGTTCCCAGTAGCTGTTGA
- the glyS gene encoding glycine--tRNA ligase subunit beta, which yields MANTFLLEIGTEELPADFVRSALQQLERRVRTDLKELRLDHGPLTVTGTPRRLLVQISDLIDSQPDLEEDRKGPPVSQALVDGQPGPAALGFAKRCGVDPSQLETRDTPKGPCLFARVCTPGQASAVLLQDFIPQWIDSLQGRRFMRWGSGEQRFSRPVRWLVALLGEALIPVTLDASDPLVRSGRHSRGHRLHDSLAELKSADQLPSRLAEAGVMVDRDQRAEVIRSSIAAEAASCGGEADCPESLFQELVDLVEAPLVLKGEIADQYLDLPPEVIVTVMQSHQRYVPLRQPNTTADPLQLSARTVLRSDFLLVGNGLPDASMTIVSGNQRVLSARLADAEFFLNVDRRQPSEQRRQELDRVTFAEGLGSLLDRTERISWVMDQLVQALATSDSLADHGRRAAHLCKNDLVSQMVGEFPELQGLMGGKYLLEEGEHRDVALAVAEHYQPAGAGDAPPSSDAGALLALAERFELLLSIFAKGQRPTGSSDPYALRRAGNGIVQILWDRGWRLPLQTLLTTAADHWADLFPAFQFDAAGLANDLGQLLRQRMVSQFEEDGFPPDLVQAVSGEGVSSARLLQDPVDARERLLLLQELRDGDRLQAVQAVVQRASKLAEKGDLDTSQLVPGSVIEASLFDSPSESDLLNQLQTLGPLAEACDYRGLASELQGAARALEAFFDGENSVMVMADDDAVRRNRLNLLGVLRNQASVLARFDNIQS from the coding sequence GTGGCAAACACGTTTCTGCTCGAGATCGGCACCGAGGAACTACCGGCCGATTTCGTGCGCTCAGCGCTTCAGCAGCTGGAGCGGCGTGTCCGCACTGATCTGAAGGAACTGCGGCTCGACCATGGACCGCTCACGGTGACGGGAACACCACGTCGTTTGCTAGTTCAGATCAGCGATCTCATCGATTCACAGCCTGATCTGGAGGAGGATCGCAAGGGCCCTCCTGTGTCCCAGGCTCTTGTTGACGGCCAGCCAGGACCGGCTGCTCTTGGTTTTGCCAAGCGTTGCGGCGTGGACCCCTCGCAGCTTGAAACCAGGGATACGCCCAAGGGTCCATGTCTGTTTGCTCGCGTCTGCACCCCTGGTCAGGCGAGTGCTGTTCTGTTGCAGGACTTCATCCCCCAGTGGATCGACAGCCTTCAGGGGCGTCGGTTCATGCGCTGGGGAAGCGGAGAGCAGCGGTTCAGTCGACCTGTGCGCTGGCTTGTGGCGCTGCTTGGTGAGGCCCTGATTCCTGTGACTCTCGACGCCTCTGATCCTCTTGTGCGCAGTGGTCGTCACAGTCGAGGCCATCGTCTTCATGACTCGCTCGCTGAGTTGAAGTCTGCGGATCAACTCCCATCGCGTCTTGCTGAAGCCGGTGTGATGGTTGACCGCGATCAGCGTGCCGAAGTGATCCGCAGCTCCATTGCTGCCGAGGCAGCCTCCTGCGGTGGTGAGGCTGATTGTCCGGAAAGCCTGTTTCAGGAGCTGGTGGATCTGGTGGAAGCCCCCCTCGTGCTGAAGGGTGAAATCGCAGATCAGTATCTGGATTTACCGCCGGAAGTGATTGTCACGGTGATGCAGTCGCATCAACGCTATGTCCCCCTCAGGCAACCGAACACGACTGCCGATCCGCTGCAGCTCAGCGCTCGAACCGTCTTGCGGTCCGATTTTCTGCTTGTCGGCAACGGATTGCCTGATGCCTCCATGACGATTGTCAGCGGTAATCAGCGAGTTCTCAGTGCCCGTCTAGCGGATGCTGAGTTTTTCCTCAACGTTGATCGCCGTCAGCCCAGCGAGCAACGGCGTCAGGAGCTCGATCGCGTCACGTTCGCTGAAGGTCTCGGCAGCCTGCTGGATCGCACTGAGAGGATCAGTTGGGTGATGGACCAGCTGGTTCAGGCCCTCGCAACCAGCGACTCACTGGCAGACCATGGACGCCGTGCAGCCCATCTCTGCAAGAACGATCTTGTCAGCCAGATGGTGGGTGAATTCCCTGAACTGCAGGGGCTGATGGGCGGTAAATATCTGCTTGAAGAGGGGGAGCACCGTGATGTTGCCTTGGCAGTGGCGGAGCACTATCAACCCGCTGGTGCGGGGGACGCACCCCCTTCCAGCGATGCCGGTGCCCTGCTGGCGCTGGCCGAGCGCTTTGAGCTTCTGCTCAGCATTTTCGCCAAAGGTCAGCGCCCGACGGGTTCGTCCGACCCCTATGCGCTCCGACGCGCCGGCAATGGGATCGTTCAGATTCTCTGGGACCGTGGCTGGCGGCTGCCGTTGCAGACGCTGCTGACCACAGCGGCAGATCACTGGGCAGATCTGTTCCCGGCGTTTCAGTTCGATGCCGCTGGTCTTGCCAATGATCTGGGCCAGCTGTTGCGGCAACGCATGGTGTCTCAGTTCGAGGAGGATGGTTTTCCTCCTGACCTTGTGCAGGCAGTGAGCGGAGAGGGGGTGAGCAGCGCCCGTCTGCTTCAGGATCCGGTCGATGCCCGTGAACGACTTTTATTGCTGCAGGAACTGCGGGATGGCGATCGGCTTCAGGCCGTTCAGGCAGTGGTTCAACGCGCATCCAAACTTGCTGAGAAAGGTGATCTCGACACCTCTCAACTGGTTCCGGGATCAGTGATCGAAGCCTCGTTGTTCGATTCACCCAGTGAGTCTGATCTGCTGAACCAGTTGCAGACGCTCGGGCCGCTAGCTGAGGCCTGTGATTATCGAGGCCTGGCGTCTGAGCTTCAGGGTGCTGCAAGAGCTCTTGAAGCCTTCTTCGACGGTGAGAACAGCGTGATGGTGATGGCTGATGACGATGCTGTGAGACGCAACCGTCTGAACCTGCTTGGCGTCCTGCGCAATCAGGCTTCCGTTCTGGCGCGTTTCGACAACATCCAGTCCTGA
- the recG gene encoding ATP-dependent DNA helicase RecG: protein MVAQPAGNSSTQLNAGLDYQALERFLVWIRPLQQALSLEVERGFSNLQGRNERFHSFMQRELATPPQIPLPGDVPPRLQDLAEGFANYASLDDPARRRQVTLVRQWLHALRQRLEPSAPMAPPRLKVAQRSSSSSPSTQAAPGLDSPLAQVKGIGPKLAERLASLGLLLVRDLILHYPRDYVDYSALRRIDALVPGETATIVATVRRCHGFTSPRNPNLSIIELQLQDPTGRIKVTRFLAGKRFSNPSYLHGQTRQYPNGATVAVSGLVKSGPYGISFQDPLIEVMESAQAPLRSSRIGRLLPVYPLTEGLTADRFRALIERVLPAVRLWPEPLPRVRRDARQLLSRDRALVAIHRPESSDQLQQARHRLVFDEFLLLQLGLMQRRAALKQRSAPSLTSSASDRDGLLGRFLAMLPFEFTAAQQRVLAEIEADLNRQEPMARLVQGDVGSGKTVVAVAALLRAIQAGWQGAMMAPTEVLAEQHYRSLCGWMPALHVTVELLTGSTPQKQRRRILADVGSGACKILVGTHALLEDPVAFSRLGLVVVDEQHRFGVRQRNRLLGKGLQPHLLTMTATPIPRTLALSLHGDLDVSQIDELPPGRTPIRTAMITGSNRDEAYDLIRDEVDKGQRAYVVLPLVEESEKMDLRSAVDVHRQLADEVFPDLQVGLLHGRLASADKQAVIRAFASGETKVLVSTTVVEVGVDVPEASVMVIDHADRFGLAQLHQLRGRVGRGAAASHCLLINDSRNPLARQRLEVLVRSTDGFEIAEMDLRLRGPGQVLGTRQSGLPDLALASLADDGSVLEEAREEAADILREDPELREYAVLRRLLDEQRSRVTSSAQLN from the coding sequence TTGGTGGCCCAACCAGCCGGAAACTCCTCAACTCAGTTGAATGCCGGCCTGGATTACCAGGCTCTGGAACGGTTTCTGGTATGGATCCGACCCCTGCAGCAGGCGCTGTCACTCGAGGTTGAACGCGGCTTCAGCAATCTTCAGGGCCGCAATGAACGCTTTCACAGCTTCATGCAGCGCGAGCTGGCAACTCCTCCGCAGATTCCTCTGCCTGGCGATGTTCCCCCTCGTCTTCAGGATTTGGCGGAGGGATTCGCCAACTACGCATCCCTGGATGATCCAGCTCGCCGCCGACAGGTCACGCTGGTCAGGCAGTGGCTTCATGCCCTGCGCCAGCGGCTGGAACCATCAGCACCGATGGCTCCACCGCGTCTGAAGGTTGCGCAACGATCCTCGTCGTCTTCTCCATCCACTCAGGCCGCACCGGGTCTCGACAGTCCACTGGCTCAGGTGAAAGGCATTGGGCCGAAACTTGCTGAACGGTTGGCCAGCCTCGGGCTCCTGTTGGTGCGTGATCTGATTCTTCACTACCCCAGGGATTACGTCGACTATTCGGCACTGCGACGAATTGATGCCCTTGTGCCGGGTGAAACAGCCACGATTGTGGCCACCGTGCGTCGCTGCCACGGCTTCACCAGTCCGCGCAATCCCAATCTGTCGATCATTGAGCTGCAGCTTCAGGATCCGACAGGACGGATCAAGGTGACCCGTTTCCTGGCTGGAAAGCGGTTCAGTAATCCCTCTTATCTGCATGGTCAGACCCGCCAGTACCCCAATGGCGCCACGGTTGCTGTCAGTGGCCTCGTCAAAAGCGGGCCTTATGGAATCAGTTTTCAGGATCCACTGATCGAAGTGATGGAAAGTGCTCAAGCACCACTTCGTTCCAGCCGCATCGGCCGACTTCTGCCTGTGTATCCGCTCACGGAAGGGCTAACGGCGGATCGCTTTCGTGCACTGATCGAACGCGTCCTGCCAGCGGTGCGTCTGTGGCCGGAGCCTCTTCCCAGGGTGCGGCGCGATGCTCGGCAGCTGCTCAGTCGCGATCGGGCCCTGGTGGCGATTCATCGTCCTGAGTCGTCCGATCAACTTCAGCAGGCCCGGCATCGCCTGGTGTTTGATGAGTTTCTGTTGCTGCAGCTCGGCTTGATGCAACGCCGCGCGGCGTTGAAGCAGCGCTCCGCCCCCTCCCTGACCAGCAGCGCATCGGATCGTGATGGGTTGCTGGGTCGGTTCCTGGCGATGCTGCCATTCGAATTCACTGCTGCGCAGCAGCGGGTTCTGGCGGAAATCGAGGCGGATCTGAACCGGCAGGAACCGATGGCTCGACTGGTTCAGGGGGATGTGGGCAGCGGCAAGACTGTCGTGGCAGTGGCTGCTCTGTTGCGAGCCATTCAGGCCGGATGGCAGGGGGCAATGATGGCTCCCACCGAGGTGCTCGCTGAGCAGCACTACCGCAGTCTCTGCGGCTGGATGCCAGCTCTGCATGTCACCGTTGAGCTGTTGACGGGTTCTACCCCCCAGAAACAACGCCGCAGGATCCTCGCTGACGTTGGTTCAGGTGCTTGCAAAATTCTGGTCGGGACCCATGCCCTGCTGGAGGATCCGGTGGCTTTCTCCCGTCTTGGCCTGGTGGTTGTGGACGAACAGCACCGTTTCGGTGTGCGTCAGCGCAACCGTTTGCTCGGCAAGGGGTTGCAGCCTCACCTGCTCACCATGACGGCAACGCCGATTCCCCGCACCTTGGCGCTCTCCCTGCATGGTGATCTGGATGTGAGCCAGATCGATGAATTGCCGCCCGGACGGACGCCGATTCGCACCGCCATGATCACCGGCTCGAATCGCGACGAGGCCTACGACTTGATCCGGGACGAAGTGGACAAGGGCCAGAGGGCCTATGTCGTGCTTCCACTGGTGGAGGAGTCCGAAAAGATGGATCTGCGTTCTGCTGTGGATGTGCACAGGCAGCTGGCCGATGAGGTGTTTCCTGATCTTCAGGTAGGACTCCTGCACGGACGTCTCGCCAGTGCGGACAAGCAGGCCGTGATCAGAGCCTTCGCTTCAGGGGAGACCAAGGTTCTGGTTTCAACCACCGTGGTGGAGGTGGGAGTGGATGTGCCGGAGGCCAGCGTGATGGTGATCGACCATGCCGACCGTTTCGGCCTCGCGCAGCTGCATCAGCTGCGGGGTCGTGTCGGTCGTGGCGCGGCTGCCTCCCATTGCCTTCTGATCAATGACAGCCGCAACCCCCTCGCCCGCCAACGGCTGGAGGTTCTGGTGCGCTCCACCGACGGTTTCGAGATCGCTGAAATGGATCTGCGGCTGCGTGGACCTGGCCAGGTCCTTGGCACTCGTCAATCCGGCCTGCCGGATCTGGCGCTGGCAAGCCTTGCTGATGATGGATCGGTGCTTGAGGAAGCGCGCGAAGAAGCTGCAGACATCCTGCGTGAGGATCCCGAGCTCAGGGAGTACGCCGTGCTCAGGCGTCTTCTCGATGAGCAGCGCAGTCGTGTGACATCGTCGGCTCAGCTCAACTGA
- the rpsB gene encoding 30S ribosomal protein S2: MAVVTLAEMMEAGAHFGHQTRRWNPKMSRYIYCARNGVHIIDLVQTAVCMNNAYKWTRTAARSGKRFLFVGTKKQASEVVAHEAARCGASYVNQRWLGGMLTNWTTMKARIDRLKDLERMESSGAIAMRPKKEAAVLRRELDRLQKYLGGLKNMRRLPDVVVLVDQRRETNAVLEARKLDIPLVSMLDTNCDPDLCEVPIPCNDDAVRSVQLVLSRLADAINEGRHGSNEQRGSDNQG; the protein is encoded by the coding sequence ATGGCTGTCGTCACTCTCGCCGAGATGATGGAAGCTGGTGCCCATTTCGGTCACCAGACCCGTCGCTGGAATCCCAAGATGTCGCGCTACATCTACTGCGCGCGCAACGGAGTTCACATCATTGACCTCGTGCAGACCGCTGTCTGCATGAACAACGCCTACAAATGGACACGGACTGCGGCCAGGAGCGGCAAGCGGTTTCTGTTCGTCGGCACCAAGAAACAAGCTTCCGAAGTCGTGGCTCATGAAGCTGCACGTTGTGGCGCTTCCTACGTGAACCAACGTTGGCTGGGTGGAATGCTCACCAACTGGACCACGATGAAGGCTCGGATTGACCGCCTCAAGGATCTGGAGCGGATGGAGTCCAGCGGTGCGATCGCCATGCGCCCGAAGAAGGAAGCAGCTGTGCTTCGCCGGGAGCTGGATCGTCTTCAGAAGTACCTCGGCGGTCTGAAGAACATGCGCCGACTCCCGGATGTGGTGGTCCTGGTGGATCAGCGTCGCGAGACCAATGCTGTGCTCGAGGCCCGCAAGCTCGACATCCCTCTGGTGTCGATGCTTGATACCAACTGCGACCCCGATCTCTGCGAGGTGCCAATCCCTTGCAATGACGATGCTGTGCGTTCAGTGCAGCTGGTGCTGAGCCGCCTCGCTGATGCCATCAACGAAGGTCGTCATGGTTCCAACGAGCAGCGTGGCTCCGACAACCAAGGTTGA